Proteins encoded in a region of the Enoplosus armatus isolate fEnoArm2 chromosome 16, fEnoArm2.hap1, whole genome shotgun sequence genome:
- the LOC139298674 gene encoding cathepsin S-like isoform X2: MFWCLLFTVVCGFAAAVISSELDRHWELWKKMHNKVYSHQIEELGRRRIWEENLEMINVHNLEASLGLHTYELAMNHLGDLGSCGSCWAFSAVGALEGQLKKSTGVLMSLSPQNLVDCSLKYGNRGCNGGFMANAFQYVIKNQGIDSDAAYPYIGKRGQCKYNPQYRAANCSDYAFLPKGDESALKAALVNVGPISVAIDASRPKFVFYRHGVYRDRSCTRHVNHGVLVVGYGTEKGHDYWLVKNSWGVNYGDEGYIKMARNRRNQCGIALYACFPII; encoded by the exons ATGTTTTGGTGCCTGCTTTTCACCGTGGTGTGTGGATTTGCAGCTGCCGTTATCAGTTCAGAACTGGATCGACACTGGGAGCTATGGAAGAAGATGCATAACAAAGTCTATTCTCACCAG ATTGAGGAGTTGGGTCGCAGGCGGATATGGGAAGAAAACTTGGAAATGATTAATGTCCATAACCTAGAAGCCTCTCTCGGCTTACACACCTATGAGCTGGCAATGAACCACCTGGGGGACCTG GGTTCTTGTGGCTCTTGTTGGGCCTTCAGTGCAGTGGGAGCTCTGGAAGGGCAACTCAAGAAGTCCACAGGTGTCCTGATGTCCCTCAGTCCTCAGAACTTGGTGGACTGCTCCCTAAAATACGGCAATCGCGGGTGCAACGGTGGCTTCATGGCAAATGCCTTCCAGTACGTCATTAAAAACCAAGGCATAGATTCTGATGCAGCCTACCCCTACATCGGCAAG CGTGGTCAATGCAAGTATAACCCACAGTATCGGGCTGCTAACTGCTCAGACTACGCCTTCTTACCGAAGGGGGATGAATCCGCATTGAAAGCAGCTCTAGTTAACGTAGGCCCTATCTCAGTAGCAATTGATGCCTCCAGGCCCAAGTTTGTCTTCTACCGTCATG GTGTGTACAGGGACCGCTCGTGTACCCGCCATGTAAACCATGGAGTTCTAGTTGTGGGCTACGGTACAGAGAAAGGACACGACTACTGGCTGGTGAAAAACAG TTGGGGTGTAAACTACGGAGATGAAGGCTACATAAAGATGGCTCGGAACAGACGCAACCAGTGTGGCATTGCTCTCTATGCTTGTTTCCCCATCATTTGA
- the ctss1 gene encoding cathepsin S, ortholog 1: protein MHSLCAVLLWAFLVLGHSSSALNKVWEEWKIKHHKVYDNQTEIVFRRAVWEKNMQVVLRHNQEASTGKHNFTMGLNHLADMTVEEINEKLNGLKLEEPVHFRNGTFKELSGLLTPQSVDWRKKGLVSPVQNQGLCGSCWAFSSLGALEGQMKKRTGSLVPLSPQNLVDCSTNDGNHGCKGGYISKSYSYIIRNKGVDSESFYPYEHQNSVCRYSVKGKAGYCSNFHILPQGDEKTLQAVVASVGPVAVAINAMLPSFHLYRGGLYNVPNCNPKFINHAVLVVGYGTDGGQDFWLVKNSWGTAWGEEGFIRIARNKNNLCGIASFAIYPTL, encoded by the exons ATGCAcagtttgtgtgctgtgttgctTTGGGCCTTTCTGGTCCTCGGCCATTCTTCGTCTGCCTTAAATAAAGTGTGGGAAGAGTGGAAAATCAAACATCACAAGGTTTATGATAATCAG acGGAGATCGTTTTCAGGAGAGCAGTGTGGGAGAAGAACATGCAGGTGGTGTTGAGACACAACCAGGAGGCCTCGACAGGAAAACACAACTTCACAATGGGACTCAATCATCTGGCTGACATG ACAGTTGAGGAAATCAATGAGAAGCTGAACGGCCTGAAGCTGGAGGAGCCTGTTCATTTTAGAAATGGCACTTTTAAGGAATTGAGTGGCTTATTGACACCTCAGAGTGTGGACTGGAGAAAGAAGGGCCTGGTCAGTCCAGTCCAAAACCAG gggttATGTGGGTCCTGCTGGGCCTTCAGCTCTTTGGGAGCTCTTGAGGGCCAGATGAAGAAGCGAACAGGTTCCCTTGTTCCCCTGAGCCCACAGAACTTGGTGGACTGCAGCACCAACGATGGAAACCACGGCTGCAAAGGAGGATACATCTCTAAATCCTACAGCTACATCATCCGCAACAAAGGCGTTGACTCAGAGAGCTTTTACCCCTACGAACACCAG AACAGTGTATGTCGGTATTCTGTCAAGGGAAAGGCCGGCTACTGCTCTAACTTCCACATCCTCCCACAAGGAGATGAGAAGACGTTGCAGGCTGTAGTGGCATCAGTGGGACCAGTCGCTGTGGCCATAAACGCCATGCTGCCATCTTTTCATCTCTACAGAGGAG GCTTATACAACGTACCTAACTGCAACCCAAAGTTCATAAATCACGCTGTCCTGGTTGTGGGCTACGGCACAGATGGAGGTCAAGACTTCTGGCTGGTGAAAAACAG TTGGGGAACTGCATGGGGAGAAGAAGGCTTCATTCGAATTGCCAGAAACAAGAATAATCTCTGTGGCATTGCCAGTTTTGCAATCTATCCTACACTGTGA
- the LOC139298674 gene encoding cathepsin S-like isoform X1 has translation MFWCLLFTVVCGFAAAVISSELDRHWELWKKMHNKVYSHQIEELGRRRIWEENLEMINVHNLEASLGLHTYELAMNHLGDLTIEEVTGMLMGTIVPPDLERGPSNTVWLNSSLPPSLDWRDEGLVTEVKMQGSCGSCWAFSAVGALEGQLKKSTGVLMSLSPQNLVDCSLKYGNRGCNGGFMANAFQYVIKNQGIDSDAAYPYIGKRGQCKYNPQYRAANCSDYAFLPKGDESALKAALVNVGPISVAIDASRPKFVFYRHGVYRDRSCTRHVNHGVLVVGYGTEKGHDYWLVKNSWGVNYGDEGYIKMARNRRNQCGIALYACFPII, from the exons ATGTTTTGGTGCCTGCTTTTCACCGTGGTGTGTGGATTTGCAGCTGCCGTTATCAGTTCAGAACTGGATCGACACTGGGAGCTATGGAAGAAGATGCATAACAAAGTCTATTCTCACCAG ATTGAGGAGTTGGGTCGCAGGCGGATATGGGAAGAAAACTTGGAAATGATTAATGTCCATAACCTAGAAGCCTCTCTCGGCTTACACACCTATGAGCTGGCAATGAACCACCTGGGGGACCTG ACCATTGAGGAGGTCACTGGCATGCTGATGGGCACCATCGTGCCACCTGACCTGGAGAGGGGTCCTTCAAACACTGTCTGGCTCAACAGCTCCCTACCGCCATCGCTGGACTGGAGGGATGAAGGCCTGGTGACTGAGGTCAAAATGCAG GGTTCTTGTGGCTCTTGTTGGGCCTTCAGTGCAGTGGGAGCTCTGGAAGGGCAACTCAAGAAGTCCACAGGTGTCCTGATGTCCCTCAGTCCTCAGAACTTGGTGGACTGCTCCCTAAAATACGGCAATCGCGGGTGCAACGGTGGCTTCATGGCAAATGCCTTCCAGTACGTCATTAAAAACCAAGGCATAGATTCTGATGCAGCCTACCCCTACATCGGCAAG CGTGGTCAATGCAAGTATAACCCACAGTATCGGGCTGCTAACTGCTCAGACTACGCCTTCTTACCGAAGGGGGATGAATCCGCATTGAAAGCAGCTCTAGTTAACGTAGGCCCTATCTCAGTAGCAATTGATGCCTCCAGGCCCAAGTTTGTCTTCTACCGTCATG GTGTGTACAGGGACCGCTCGTGTACCCGCCATGTAAACCATGGAGTTCTAGTTGTGGGCTACGGTACAGAGAAAGGACACGACTACTGGCTGGTGAAAAACAG TTGGGGTGTAAACTACGGAGATGAAGGCTACATAAAGATGGCTCGGAACAGACGCAACCAGTGTGGCATTGCTCTCTATGCTTGTTTCCCCATCATTTGA